The following coding sequences are from one Salinicoccus sp. Bachu38 window:
- the hflX gene encoding GTPase HflX yields MSNTYRGVIIAVNTPKRKDIQTEVEELRSLAESVGIEIIGVHIQNRTTKDPRSYVGTGFLSETRESYDVDEEIDYTIVNDEITASQNRAVEAVMDTKVIDRTQVILDIFSLRAQSKAGQLQVELAQLQYLVPRLKGQGINLSRLGAGIGTRGPGETKLETDRRHINQRIKEIKKQLKVVESHRERYREKRNRNQVVKISLIGYTNAGKSSLFNTMAKSDTYEENALFATLDPKTRQITLPSGFECILSDTVGFIQNLPTTLVESFKSTLEEAADSDFLIHVIDNSSENLETHYDTVKKLVAQLNMEHIPSIVFFNKTDIDDGRYYTPGEPHAYVNKDMPPQDILEVLEGFMKEYMEEYEAELPMSEPQKIYDLKRYTIVDEQELDEEAGTYRLKGYEPPGSWSRRISERNEA; encoded by the coding sequence GTGTCAAACACATATAGAGGTGTCATCATCGCAGTGAACACACCGAAAAGAAAAGACATTCAGACAGAAGTGGAGGAGCTTCGGAGCCTTGCAGAATCGGTCGGCATCGAAATCATCGGTGTCCATATCCAGAACCGTACGACAAAGGATCCGAGGTCCTATGTCGGTACCGGATTCCTCTCGGAAACACGTGAAAGCTATGATGTGGATGAGGAGATAGACTATACGATTGTCAATGACGAGATTACGGCCAGCCAGAACCGTGCAGTAGAGGCGGTCATGGATACGAAGGTCATCGACCGTACACAGGTCATACTGGACATATTCAGCCTGAGGGCACAATCGAAGGCCGGGCAGCTGCAGGTAGAGCTTGCCCAGCTGCAGTATCTCGTACCGCGTCTGAAAGGCCAGGGCATCAACCTGTCCCGCCTCGGGGCCGGCATCGGCACAAGGGGGCCGGGAGAGACGAAGCTCGAAACCGACCGCAGACACATCAACCAGCGGATAAAGGAGATAAAGAAGCAGCTCAAAGTCGTGGAATCCCATCGTGAGAGATACCGTGAAAAGAGGAACCGCAACCAGGTTGTCAAAATTTCGCTGATCGGCTATACGAATGCCGGGAAGTCGTCTCTGTTCAACACGATGGCGAAAAGTGATACGTATGAGGAGAATGCCCTGTTCGCCACACTCGATCCGAAAACAAGGCAGATTACACTGCCTTCCGGATTCGAATGCATTCTGTCCGATACCGTCGGATTCATCCAGAACCTGCCGACGACATTGGTCGAAAGCTTCAAGTCCACGCTTGAGGAAGCGGCCGACAGCGACTTTCTGATCCATGTCATTGACAATAGCTCGGAAAATCTGGAAACCCATTACGATACCGTGAAGAAACTTGTGGCCCAGCTCAACATGGAGCACATCCCTTCCATCGTCTTCTTCAACAAGACGGACATCGATGACGGACGGTACTACACACCAGGTGAGCCGCATGCCTATGTCAACAAGGACATGCCGCCCCAGGATATCCTGGAGGTGCTCGAAGGGTTCATGAAGGAATATATGGAGGAATATGAAGCCGAGCTGCCCATGTCCGAACCCCAGAAGATCTACGACCTCAAGCGGTATACCATCGTCGATGAACAGGAGCTTGATGAAGAAGCGGGGACATACAGGCTGAAAGGCTACGAACCACCCGGTTCATGGAGCCGGAGAATTTCAGAAAGAAACGAGGCATGA
- a CDS encoding aminotransferase class I/II-fold pyridoxal phosphate-dependent enzyme has protein sequence MEYTETDISRLIEEAIEEIDPIIRENKKIARKNFKKVMHAFHENGVAESDFSGTTGYGYDDVGRDKLEEIYRMVFRSEDALVRSQIISGTHAISLVLLSLLEAGDELIYISGEPYDTLAKVIGSSDRDVGSLREKGVGCRSIDLVDDRFDEAAIMDAITDRTKMVAIQRSRGYSMRKSLTISEMEAMISRIKAEYPDIIVFVDNCYGEFVETREPVEAGADVIAGSLIKNPGGGLARMGGYIAGDQDLITRISYRLTVPGIGKEMGASLNANTDMYQGFFMAPHAVVESLNGAVLTSHLLSKAGLATDPAPDAERTDLIQSVSFNTEAEMVTFTQMIQKASPVNSQFLPVPSDIPGYEDPVIMAAGTFVQGASLELSADGPIREPYTVFVQGGLVFEHVVHALETALLEMREKGMIQV, from the coding sequence GTGGAGTATACAGAAACAGATATCAGTCGCCTGATTGAGGAAGCAATCGAAGAGATCGATCCGATCATCAGGGAAAACAAAAAGATCGCAAGAAAAAATTTTAAGAAAGTCATGCATGCCTTCCATGAGAATGGGGTGGCCGAAAGCGACTTTTCCGGCACGACAGGCTATGGATATGATGATGTTGGACGGGACAAGCTTGAAGAGATCTACCGTATGGTCTTCAGGAGTGAGGATGCGCTCGTCAGAAGCCAGATCATCTCAGGCACCCACGCCATCAGCCTGGTCCTGCTCTCACTGCTCGAGGCGGGTGATGAGCTCATCTATATCAGCGGCGAACCCTACGATACGCTTGCCAAGGTCATCGGCAGTTCCGATCGGGACGTCGGCAGCCTGCGGGAGAAGGGGGTAGGCTGCCGGTCCATCGATCTCGTGGATGACCGGTTTGATGAAGCGGCGATCATGGATGCCATAACAGATCGGACGAAGATGGTCGCCATCCAGCGCTCCCGCGGATACAGCATGCGCAAGTCGCTGACCATCAGTGAAATGGAGGCGATGATCAGCAGGATAAAAGCGGAATATCCGGACATCATCGTCTTCGTCGACAACTGCTACGGCGAGTTTGTAGAGACCCGCGAACCGGTCGAGGCCGGCGCGGATGTCATCGCCGGGAGTCTAATCAAGAATCCTGGCGGCGGACTCGCCCGGATGGGCGGCTACATCGCAGGGGATCAGGACCTCATCACGCGGATCAGCTACCGACTCACCGTGCCCGGCATCGGCAAGGAGATGGGGGCGAGTTTGAACGCCAACACTGACATGTACCAGGGCTTTTTTATGGCGCCGCATGCGGTGGTGGAGAGCCTGAACGGAGCAGTACTGACGAGTCACCTGCTGTCGAAGGCGGGGCTTGCGACAGATCCGGCACCGGATGCAGAACGGACTGATCTGATCCAGAGCGTGTCCTTCAATACGGAGGCGGAGATGGTCACCTTCACCCAGATGATACAGAAGGCCTCGCCCGTCAATTCACAGTTTCTTCCCGTGCCAAGCGACATACCGGGATATGAGGATCCGGTCATCATGGCCGCCGGAACATTCGTCCAGGGCGCCTCCCTCGAACTCAGCGCAGACGGGCCGATCAGGGAACCCTACACTGTATTCGTCCAGGGCGGCCTCGTCTTCGAGCATGTCGTCCATGCGCTCGAAACGGCTCTTCTCGAAATGCGGGAGAAGGGCATGATACAGGTATAG
- a CDS encoding PAS domain-containing protein: MSMATTDVSKVRSLLLRMNRGEPVESVMADFSAALEEMEPGEMLGAIMEVKYVEKEVSIYDVREFLDIHEHIHRKSLTDIHVSKDGSHPLRILKKENRLLSGSLEIIGHLLECYEAGERTMVDTLIAEVIRFEDINCHFNRKEKLYFPLLERRGIYTLPRKMWAQHDTIRLLLRALRKRTEKIDDIKFRHVRRSFDDLKDACEEMMLEETYLLIPLTQSLFKERDWTAIAAESRAFGYAIDSVGKYQNGSGYDRRNQSESLDDTVHMQFGGGYLTAKEANLILNHLPVEITFVDRNGLFKYFNDIVESGEMMFIRTPLSIGRNVANCHPPKSTKKVMHIIHDLKKRKKESETMWFRKKDKYVHVTYKAVFDESGDFMGILEYVQDIQPFFELPREVKRGPSPKRR, encoded by the coding sequence ATGTCCATGGCAACAACGGACGTCAGCAAAGTAAGATCTCTGCTGCTCAGGATGAACCGGGGAGAGCCGGTGGAGAGCGTGATGGCTGATTTCAGCGCGGCATTGGAGGAAATGGAACCGGGTGAAATGCTTGGTGCGATAATGGAAGTGAAGTATGTGGAAAAGGAGGTTTCCATATATGATGTCAGGGAATTTCTCGATATCCATGAACACATCCATCGTAAATCATTGACTGATATCCATGTATCAAAAGATGGCAGTCATCCACTTCGCATACTGAAGAAGGAAAACAGGCTGCTTTCCGGATCGCTGGAAATCATCGGCCACCTTCTCGAGTGCTACGAGGCAGGGGAGCGGACGATGGTGGACACGCTCATCGCAGAAGTCATTCGGTTCGAGGATATCAACTGCCACTTCAACAGGAAGGAGAAACTCTATTTTCCACTTCTCGAGCGCCGCGGCATCTATACACTCCCGCGGAAGATGTGGGCGCAGCACGATACCATCCGCCTTCTGCTCCGGGCTTTGAGGAAACGGACGGAAAAGATCGACGACATCAAATTCCGTCATGTAAGAAGATCGTTTGATGACCTGAAGGACGCGTGTGAGGAAATGATGCTCGAGGAAACATACCTCCTCATACCGTTGACACAGTCCCTGTTCAAAGAGCGGGATTGGACGGCGATTGCAGCGGAGAGCAGGGCATTCGGATATGCGATAGATTCCGTGGGCAAGTATCAGAATGGAAGTGGATACGACAGGCGGAATCAGTCCGAGTCCCTGGATGATACGGTCCACATGCAATTTGGCGGGGGCTATCTGACAGCGAAGGAAGCGAACCTGATACTGAATCATCTTCCTGTCGAAATCACGTTTGTCGATCGGAATGGACTCTTCAAATACTTCAATGACATTGTGGAATCAGGTGAGATGATGTTCATACGTACACCACTGTCCATCGGCAGGAACGTTGCCAACTGCCATCCGCCGAAAAGTACGAAGAAGGTGATGCACATCATCCATGACCTGAAAAAGAGGAAAAAGGAATCAGAAACGATGTGGTTCAGAAAGAAGGACAAGTATGTCCATGTCACATATAAGGCTGTATTCGATGAAAGTGGCGACTTCATGGGCATTCTCGAATACGTGCAGGATATCCAGCCGTTCTTCGAATTGCCGAGGGAAGTAAAACGCGGCCCGAGTCCAAAACGGAGGTGA
- a CDS encoding LLM class flavin-dependent oxidoreductase — protein sequence MKKQIRLNGFTMNTVAPHSPGLWRHEADQGVRHGDLDYWVDLAKLLEAGKFDGMFLADVLGIYDVYKDGPDTSIENAVQVPLHNPMLQISAMAAATEHLGFAATCSATYAEPYKLARDFSTLDHLTKGRVAWNIVTSYLKSEAVNLGLANQIEHDRRYERADEYMDVVYKLWEHSWEEDAVKADVETGVYADPKKVHPISHEGEFFSVPGMHVVEPSPQRTPVLFQAGASEKGRAFAAKHAEALFTTIASNLEELKSFTSDIRRRASEAGRNPEDIKIFPGIVPVVGRTEAEAQEKYETLLSHVSYEGTLSMLSGHTGIDFSGYDPDQYVENIRTDASHGFLQKYTVASTSRRWTVREAVLHHGLGIGATKVVGTPEQVADALESMANEGDADGFNIIQAHSPGTFEDFIELVVPVLQERGSFRKEYEASTLRENLFGKGSPRIPENHPAKRLASLSRSSI from the coding sequence ATGAAGAAGCAGATTCGGCTGAATGGTTTTACGATGAACACTGTCGCCCCGCATTCCCCGGGATTATGGAGGCATGAAGCGGACCAGGGGGTGCGTCATGGAGATCTCGACTATTGGGTGGATCTTGCAAAGCTGCTTGAAGCCGGCAAGTTTGACGGAATGTTCCTTGCCGATGTGCTCGGCATATATGATGTCTATAAGGATGGCCCCGACACTTCAATTGAAAATGCCGTCCAGGTCCCCCTGCATAACCCCATGCTCCAGATTTCAGCAATGGCGGCAGCGACGGAACATCTGGGCTTTGCTGCGACATGTTCGGCTACATATGCCGAACCCTATAAACTGGCACGGGACTTCTCGACACTGGATCATCTGACGAAGGGACGTGTGGCATGGAATATCGTGACGTCGTATCTGAAGAGCGAAGCGGTGAATCTCGGCCTTGCGAATCAGATCGAGCATGACAGGAGGTATGAACGGGCGGATGAATACATGGATGTCGTCTATAAACTGTGGGAGCACAGTTGGGAGGAGGATGCAGTAAAAGCGGATGTCGAAACCGGCGTCTATGCAGATCCGAAGAAGGTCCATCCGATCAGTCATGAAGGGGAGTTCTTCAGCGTCCCGGGGATGCATGTGGTCGAACCATCTCCCCAGCGTACACCGGTCCTCTTCCAGGCGGGAGCCTCCGAAAAGGGCAGGGCATTCGCCGCCAAGCATGCCGAGGCGCTCTTCACCACCATAGCGAGCAATCTGGAGGAGCTGAAATCATTCACATCAGATATCCGCAGACGGGCATCTGAAGCCGGGAGAAATCCTGAAGACATCAAAATATTCCCAGGCATCGTACCGGTTGTCGGCAGGACGGAAGCGGAGGCACAGGAGAAATATGAAACACTCCTTTCCCACGTCAGCTATGAAGGGACGCTGTCCATGCTGAGTGGCCATACAGGCATCGATTTTTCCGGGTATGACCCCGACCAGTATGTGGAAAACATTAGAACCGATGCTTCCCATGGATTTCTGCAGAAATACACGGTGGCGAGTACGAGCAGGAGATGGACGGTCAGGGAAGCGGTGCTGCATCACGGTCTCGGCATCGGGGCGACAAAAGTGGTCGGTACGCCGGAACAGGTCGCCGATGCACTCGAGTCGATGGCGAATGAAGGGGATGCAGACGGCTTCAATATCATCCAGGCCCACTCTCCCGGGACATTCGAGGATTTCATAGAACTCGTCGTCCCCGTCCTCCAGGAAAGAGGCAGCTTCAGGAAAGAGTACGAGGCGTCCACACTGAGGGAGAACCTGTTCGGGAAGGGAAGTCCAAGGATTCCCGAAAATCATCCTGCAAAGCGGCTGGCTTCGCTCTCACGATCCAGCATATGA
- a CDS encoding CynX/NimT family MFS transporter, producing MEEISKSKYYVTLLVLAILLIGATLRSPISSIGPLVPFFREDLGITNATVGFLNTLPLLAFGLFSPFIPKISSKLGMEVTLLLSMAVLFMGVTLRAVDGVYMLVFGTLLVGLSIAVGNVLSPGLIKSTFPFKVGLMTGLYSVSMNLVSALSAGLSVSIALSPGYDWRFAMQIWGIIPALAVIVLLLRLPGIITTRKKVFAKIDARPGKGLLKSKLAWAVTLFMGLQSLIAYSLFAWLPIILTTKGFTESEAGWLMTTYQLALLPIAFLAPIVASKMENQSRLAFISGMMFFVGLLGVSLISSSYWVVPFLIIIGIGAGTTFSLAMIFFVMRTGTVEQSSQLSAMAQSIGYLIAAAGPLFLGTLSEFANGWAIPLIVLMSVAVMVALLGLYAGRPEKIDFEEAN from the coding sequence ATGGAAGAAATATCTAAAAGCAAATACTATGTCACACTACTCGTGCTGGCGATTCTCCTAATTGGGGCGACCCTCAGGTCTCCGATTTCGTCCATTGGACCTCTGGTTCCATTTTTCAGGGAGGATCTCGGCATAACAAATGCCACAGTGGGCTTCCTCAATACTTTGCCGCTGCTGGCATTTGGTCTGTTCTCGCCATTCATACCGAAAATATCATCCAAACTCGGGATGGAAGTGACGCTGCTCCTGTCCATGGCGGTGCTCTTTATGGGCGTCACCCTGAGGGCTGTGGACGGCGTGTATATGCTGGTATTCGGCACACTGCTGGTCGGCCTGTCCATTGCTGTCGGCAACGTGCTCTCCCCCGGCCTGATCAAATCAACATTCCCATTCAAGGTCGGCCTGATGACGGGGCTCTATTCCGTTTCGATGAACCTTGTCAGTGCATTGTCCGCCGGACTGTCCGTTTCCATCGCCCTGTCACCCGGCTATGACTGGCGGTTCGCGATGCAGATCTGGGGCATCATCCCGGCGCTGGCCGTCATCGTCCTCCTCCTGAGACTGCCGGGGATCATCACAACCCGGAAGAAGGTGTTCGCCAAAATCGATGCCAGACCCGGGAAAGGCCTGTTGAAGTCTAAGCTTGCCTGGGCGGTGACCCTGTTCATGGGGCTGCAGTCGCTGATTGCCTACAGCCTTTTCGCCTGGCTGCCGATCATACTGACGACCAAGGGATTCACGGAAAGCGAAGCCGGCTGGCTCATGACCACCTATCAGCTCGCGTTGCTGCCAATCGCTTTCCTCGCCCCGATCGTTGCATCGAAGATGGAGAACCAGAGCCGACTCGCCTTCATATCAGGCATGATGTTCTTCGTCGGACTGCTCGGCGTCTCGCTGATTTCCTCATCCTACTGGGTCGTCCCCTTCCTGATCATCATCGGTATCGGGGCGGGCACGACATTCAGTCTGGCGATGATATTCTTCGTCATGCGGACCGGCACTGTCGAACAGTCTTCACAGCTGTCTGCAATGGCACAATCCATCGGCTATCTCATCGCAGCGGCCGGACCGCTGTTCCTCGGTACCCTCTCCGAATTTGCGAATGGCTGGGCAATCCCGCTGATCGTGCTGATGAGTGTGGCAGTGATGGTTGCACTCCTCGGCCTCTATGCCGGACGGCCTGAGAAGATTGATTTTGAAGAAGCAAACTGA
- a CDS encoding amidohydrolase, which produces MDIGTLQDRAVDLRRMFHRVPEVGFTEFITTYEIYIVLKEMDFTLSIGGEAISREHRYGVPDQETIEASRHRASEYGVPEEFLEKMADGTTGLVAVLDTGRPGPHIAMRSDIDGLPIMEAEDAPHAPAAGGYRSLHEGEMHACGHDGHISIGLAVAAYINQNQDQLSGRFTLIFQPAEEGGRGARSIVEKGWLDDVDYFMSGHLGINEHEAGTISATTDQFLASTKLDVSFKGKSAHSGVEPNEGKNALLAAASASLHLHSIARHRDGATRVNVGTLNAGSGRNVVADHSELKMETRGETNALNDYMLSEAERILKASALLYDVEYGTEFMGNAIGAECDEEWMDIIKTANRAGGNGIKVMDVMPLKASEDVTYMIDHVQKNEGLATFMIFASPLAAGHHHPSFDFDEQAIRTAVSVYTSIILHLANIHLEKENTSYE; this is translated from the coding sequence ATGGATATTGGGACGCTTCAGGACAGGGCAGTGGATCTGCGCAGGATGTTTCATAGGGTTCCGGAAGTGGGCTTTACAGAGTTCATTACGACTTATGAAATCTACATAGTATTGAAAGAAATGGATTTCACACTTTCCATTGGAGGGGAGGCCATCAGCCGGGAGCACCGCTACGGGGTGCCTGATCAGGAGACGATAGAAGCTTCACGGCATCGGGCGTCCGAATACGGTGTGCCTGAAGAATTTCTCGAAAAGATGGCAGACGGGACCACTGGCCTGGTGGCGGTGCTTGACACCGGCCGGCCGGGACCGCATATTGCGATGCGTTCCGATATCGATGGGCTGCCGATAATGGAGGCGGAAGATGCGCCGCACGCGCCAGCTGCGGGCGGCTACAGATCTCTTCATGAAGGAGAGATGCATGCATGCGGACACGATGGCCATATCAGTATCGGACTTGCGGTCGCTGCATATATCAATCAGAACCAGGATCAGCTTTCCGGCCGCTTCACTCTCATTTTCCAGCCTGCTGAAGAAGGGGGGAGGGGTGCCAGAAGTATTGTGGAAAAGGGCTGGCTGGATGATGTGGACTATTTCATGAGCGGCCACCTCGGCATCAATGAACATGAAGCCGGTACCATCAGTGCAACGACGGACCAGTTTCTGGCCAGCACAAAACTCGATGTATCATTCAAAGGAAAATCGGCACATTCCGGCGTAGAGCCGAACGAAGGGAAGAATGCGCTCCTTGCAGCTGCCTCCGCCTCATTGCATCTCCATTCCATTGCAAGACACCGTGACGGTGCAACAAGAGTGAATGTCGGGACATTGAATGCAGGCAGCGGCAGGAATGTGGTCGCCGATCATTCAGAATTGAAAATGGAGACAAGAGGAGAGACGAACGCCCTGAACGATTATATGCTGAGTGAAGCGGAGCGTATACTCAAGGCATCGGCACTGCTCTATGATGTGGAATATGGAACAGAGTTCATGGGCAACGCCATCGGTGCCGAATGCGATGAAGAATGGATGGACATCATCAAAACAGCGAACCGGGCAGGCGGGAATGGAATCAAGGTCATGGACGTCATGCCGCTCAAGGCGAGTGAAGATGTGACATATATGATCGACCATGTACAGAAAAATGAAGGCCTTGCCACATTCATGATATTCGCCAGTCCACTCGCAGCGGGCCATCACCATCCATCATTCGATTTTGACGAACAGGCGATCAGAACAGCAGTATCCGTATACACCAGCATCATCCTACATCTTGCAAATATTCATCTGGAAAAGGAGAATACATCTTATGAGTGA
- a CDS encoding AbgT family transporter → MSEANEEKRNGILGKIERLGNKLPDPFFIFVILAAAVMVLSMIFSLTGATVEHPGTGETLEIRSLISFEGLAYMLSSMLDNFTGFAPLGLVLGIMLGIGVAEKTGLLSTAIKKSILKAPKSVVTYAIIIVGITGNLASDAAFVIIPPLAAMVFYTIGRHPLAGLSAGFAGTGAGFTANLIIAGTDATLAGITTEAAAMIDDAVVVTPVDNYYFMLTSVLFIAIAGGLITDKIIEPRLGTYKDETEGDRQLEEVTDIETKGLRNAVIAGVIFLAVLAGLVFFPGSTLRNEEGGLVPSPFLGNIVPIVLLFFVTIGVVYGRTAGTIEKMDDIPRFMAEAMKDMAGYIVLIFAAAQFIAYFNWSNLGTWLAVNSAEFFTSIDMTGLPLILGFSVLAAILNMIIFSGSAQWALMAPVFIPMFMLLDYHPAFIQAAFRIADSSTNIITPLNPYIMLVLAVMKDYDKKSGLGTLISLMLPYSIAFFAIWLVLLTIFFVFGIPFGPGIQVNLGS, encoded by the coding sequence ATGAGTGAAGCGAACGAAGAAAAGCGGAATGGCATTCTGGGAAAAATCGAACGGCTGGGAAACAAGCTCCCCGACCCGTTCTTCATCTTTGTGATACTTGCAGCGGCTGTCATGGTGCTTTCCATGATATTCAGCCTCACAGGCGCGACTGTCGAGCATCCGGGGACGGGGGAAACGCTTGAAATCAGGAGTCTCATTTCCTTTGAAGGGCTTGCCTACATGCTGTCCTCCATGCTTGATAACTTCACAGGCTTCGCGCCTTTGGGCCTTGTGCTCGGTATCATGCTGGGTATCGGTGTAGCGGAAAAGACGGGACTGCTCTCCACTGCCATCAAGAAGTCGATCCTCAAGGCGCCGAAATCCGTCGTCACATATGCCATCATCATAGTCGGCATTACAGGCAATCTGGCTTCTGATGCAGCATTCGTCATCATTCCGCCGCTTGCTGCCATGGTATTCTATACCATAGGGAGGCACCCTCTGGCCGGACTGTCAGCCGGGTTTGCCGGTACCGGCGCGGGGTTCACGGCGAACCTGATCATTGCAGGTACGGACGCGACACTTGCCGGCATTACGACGGAAGCAGCTGCCATGATCGATGATGCCGTCGTCGTGACTCCTGTGGACAACTACTACTTCATGCTGACTTCAGTACTCTTCATCGCCATCGCTGGTGGTCTGATTACGGATAAGATCATAGAGCCGCGCCTGGGTACATACAAGGATGAAACGGAAGGGGACAGGCAGCTGGAAGAAGTGACCGACATCGAAACGAAAGGGCTCAGGAACGCAGTGATTGCCGGGGTGATCTTCCTGGCGGTGCTTGCCGGACTGGTGTTCTTCCCTGGATCCACATTAAGGAACGAAGAGGGTGGGCTGGTCCCTTCGCCATTCCTCGGCAACATCGTTCCGATTGTGCTGCTCTTCTTCGTCACAATCGGTGTCGTCTATGGCAGGACTGCCGGCACAATAGAAAAGATGGATGACATCCCGAGATTCATGGCGGAAGCCATGAAAGATATGGCCGGCTATATCGTATTGATTTTTGCCGCTGCCCAGTTCATCGCATACTTCAACTGGAGCAACCTTGGTACGTGGCTTGCCGTAAACAGTGCAGAATTCTTTACAAGCATCGATATGACTGGGCTGCCACTGATACTCGGATTTTCAGTATTGGCAGCAATCCTCAACATGATCATCTTCAGTGGCTCTGCGCAGTGGGCACTGATGGCTCCGGTGTTCATACCGATGTTCATGCTGCTGGATTACCATCCCGCCTTTATCCAGGCGGCTTTCCGTATCGCCGATTCTTCGACGAACATCATTACACCGCTGAACCCATATATCATGCTGGTGCTTGCTGTTATGAAGGATTACGATAAGAAGTCCGGTCTCGGCACCCTCATTTCCCTGATGCTGCCATACAGCATTGCCTTCTTCGCCATCTGGCTCGTGCTGCTTACGATCTTCTTCGTATTCGGCATCCCATTCGGTCCGGGCATCCAGGTCAATCTGGGAAGCTAG
- a CDS encoding nucleobase:cation symporter-2 family protein: MQMSKPKQLSLGFQHVLAMYAGAVVVPLIVGGAIGLTPAQLTYLIAIDIMMCGIATILQVWKNKFSGIGLPVVLGCTFTAVGPMIAIGNTYGIPSIYGAILVTGLFVLLIGKYFSKMIRFFPPVVTGTVVTTIGITLVPVAMHDISGGQGSADYGSGLNLALGFSTLAVILILFRFGRGFLKSIAILSGIVIVTLVSSFFGMVDLAPVRDASWFHLPQLFFFGMPEFNLIPILTMMLVAVVSLVEATGVYFALGDICEEDLDDRDLKRGYRAEGLAIILGGLFNAFPYTTYSQNVGLVQLSGVKSRQIIYIAGVMLILLGLVPKIGAVTMAIPTPVLGGAMLAMFGMVISYGIKMLSRVDFDNQNNLMIVAISIGMGLGVTAVPDLFAIVPGSLAVITESGIVLGSLTAIVLNIVFNFRTDKVKQTSLKGEQVTNQT; this comes from the coding sequence ATGCAGATGTCCAAGCCCAAGCAGCTCTCACTCGGTTTCCAGCATGTACTCGCAATGTACGCCGGCGCAGTCGTCGTGCCACTCATCGTCGGGGGCGCGATTGGTCTCACACCCGCCCAGCTGACCTACCTGATTGCCATCGACATCATGATGTGCGGGATTGCGACCATACTACAGGTTTGGAAAAACAAGTTCTCCGGCATCGGCCTGCCTGTTGTGCTCGGCTGTACGTTTACAGCCGTCGGCCCGATGATCGCCATCGGCAATACATATGGCATCCCGTCGATCTATGGGGCCATCCTCGTAACAGGACTGTTCGTCCTCCTCATCGGCAAGTACTTCAGCAAGATGATCCGGTTCTTCCCGCCGGTCGTCACGGGGACAGTGGTCACAACCATCGGAATCACACTGGTTCCCGTGGCCATGCATGACATTTCCGGCGGCCAGGGCAGCGCGGACTACGGTTCCGGCCTCAATCTGGCACTCGGGTTCAGTACGCTGGCCGTGATCCTGATACTGTTCAGGTTCGGTAGAGGATTCCTCAAATCCATTGCCATCCTGAGCGGCATCGTCATCGTGACCCTGGTCAGTTCATTTTTCGGCATGGTCGACCTCGCCCCGGTAAGGGATGCTTCATGGTTCCACCTGCCCCAGCTCTTCTTCTTCGGGATGCCGGAGTTCAATCTTATTCCGATCCTGACGATGATGCTCGTTGCCGTCGTCAGCCTCGTCGAAGCAACCGGTGTCTACTTCGCACTCGGGGATATATGCGAAGAGGATCTCGACGACAGGGATCTGAAGCGCGGCTACCGCGCCGAAGGGCTCGCCATCATCCTGGGCGGCCTGTTCAACGCCTTCCCGTACACGACCTATTCACAGAATGTGGGGCTCGTGCAGCTGTCCGGTGTGAAAAGCAGACAGATCATCTACATCGCAGGCGTCATGCTGATCCTGCTTGGCCTTGTACCGAAGATTGGTGCTGTCACAATGGCCATCCCGACACCCGTACTCGGGGGAGCCATGCTTGCCATGTTCGGCATGGTCATCTCCTACGGCATCAAGATGCTGTCACGGGTCGATTTCGATAACCAGAACAATCTGATGATCGTCGCCATCTCCATCGGCATGGGGCTCGGTGTCACAGCCGTACCGGACCTTTTCGCCATCGTACCCGGAAGCCTCGCCGTCATCACCGAAAGCGGCATCGTCCTCGGCAGTCTGACGGCAATCGTCCTCAATATCGTGTTCAACTTCAGAACAGACAAGGTGAAGCAGACTTCGCTGAAGGGCGAACAGGTGACAAACCAGACATAG